One Epinephelus fuscoguttatus linkage group LG10, E.fuscoguttatus.final_Chr_v1 genomic window carries:
- the barhl2 gene encoding barH-like 2 homeobox protein, whose protein sequence is MEGSSGSSFGIDTILSSASNSGNPVLMNGDFRLGDSRTADFRSQATPSPCSEIDTVGTAPSSPISVTMEHAADPHLVQDSLQHHHHHHNQPQSLPLSPQQQPLAGAGCAPRTATSSFLIKDILGDSKPLAACAPYSTSVSSPHHTPKPESATAPDGFRPKLEQDENRGKLDKRDEIQSEMKCNGTKEEGDREISSSRDSPPMRTKKPRKARTAFTDHQLNQLERSFERQKYLSVQDRMDLAAALNLTDTQVKTWYQNRRTKWKRQTAVGLELLAEAGNYSALQRMFPSPYFYHPSLLGTVDSTTAAAAAAAMYSSMYRTPTAPHPSLQRPLVPRVLIHGLGPGGQPALNPLSNPMPGTPHPR, encoded by the exons ATGGAAGGATCCAGCGGGTCGAGTTTTGGGATAGACACTATTTTATCCAGCGCTTCTAACTCTGGTAACCCCGTGCTCATGAACGGAGATTTCCGGCTCGGCGACAGCAGGACAGCGGATTTCAGGAGCCAGGCAACCCCGTCACCATGCTCGGAGATAGACACTGTGGGAACAGCCCCCTCATCCCCCATCTCGGTCACCATGGAGCACGCCGCCGATCCGCATCTGGTCCAGGACAGCCTTcagcatcaccaccatcaccacaaCCAGCCGCAGAGTTTGCCGCTGTCGCCTCAGCAGCAGCCGCTCGCCGGGGCCGGCTGCGCCCCGAGGACTGCCACCTCCTCGTTTCTAATCAAAGACATTTTGGGCGACAGTAAACCGCTGGCAGCCTGCGCACCTTACAGCACCAGTGTATCCTCACCCCATCACACGCCAAAACCAGAAAGTGCCACGGCTCCGGACGGCTTCAGGCCCAAGTTGGAACAAGACGAAAACAGAGGCAAGTTGGACAAAAGAGACGAGAttcaaagtgaaatgaaatgcaaCG GGACTAAAGAAGAAGGCGACCGGGAAATCTCCAGTAGCAGAGACAGTCCACCGATGCGCACGAAAAAGCCTCGCAAAGCACGGACAGCCTTTACCGACCACCAGCTCAACCAGCTGGAGAGGAGCTTTGAGCGACAAAAATACCTCAGCGTGCAGGACCGCATGGACCTGGCCGCGGCTCTcaacctgacagacacacaaGTCAAGACCTGGTACCAAAACAGACG GACGAAGTGGAAGAGGCAAACGGCGGTCGGATTAGAGCTCCTGGCTGAAGCAGGAAACTACTCGGCCTTACAGAGAATGTTCCCGTCGCCCTATTTCTACCACCCGAGCCTGCTGGGCACCGTGGACAGCACGACGGCAGCCGCGGCGGCCGCAGCCATGTACAGCAGTATGTACCGGACTCCTACCGCGCCGCATCCCAGCCTCCAGAGACCTCTTGTCCCAAGGGTGCTCATTCATGGCCTTGGGCCGGGGGGGCAACCGGCACTAAACCCCCTGTCTAACCCCATGCCCGGCACACCGCACCCGCGATAA